The following proteins are encoded in a genomic region of Sesamum indicum cultivar Zhongzhi No. 13 linkage group LG8, S_indicum_v1.0, whole genome shotgun sequence:
- the LOC105169866 gene encoding tetraketide alpha-pyrone reductase 1 has product MMMDDLKGKVCVTGAAGFVASWLVKRLLLSGYHVVGTVRDPDDEKKVGHLKRLEGARERLELVRAELMVPGSFDAPITGCDGVFHTASPVIGLPKSDPKAEILQPAIDGTLNVLRSCKKNPSLRRVVLTSSSSTVRARDDFDSALPLNESSWSSEELCHKLNLWYALSKTLAERAAWKFCEDNKIDLVTLLPSFVIGPSLPPLLCSTASDVLGFLRGETEKFQWHGRMGYVHIDDVALSHILLYENENAKGRYLCSSTVLDNHQLAAILSARYPTLPIPKRFVKLDRPHYELDTSKLKGLGMQFRSIQEMFDDCVESLTAQGHLPLIASSLKPTS; this is encoded by the exons ATgatgatggatgatttgaagGGCAAAGTATGCGTGACCGGTGCAGCTGGTTTTGTAGCCTCATGGCTGGTGAAGCGCCTTCTTTTATCTGGTTATCATGTCGTTGGAACCGTCAGAGATCCAG ATGATGAGAAGAAAGTTGGACATCTGAAGAGGCTGGAGGGAGCAAGAGAGAGACTGGAGCTAGTGAGGGCGGAGCTCATGGTCCCAGGCAGCTTCGATGCACCAATTACGGGATGTGATGGAGTTTTTCACACTGCTTCTCCCGTCATCGGACTGCCTAAGTCTGATCCCAAG GCTGAAATATTGCAACCTGCAATTGATGGCACACTCAATGTTCTACGTTCATGCAAGAAGAATCCTTCGCTTAGGCGTGTCGTTCTCACCTCTTCTTCCTCTACGGTAAGGGCAAGAGACGATTTCGACTCTGCTCTACCTTTGAACGAGTCTTCCTGGAGTTCTGAGGAGCTTTGTCACAAACTCAAT CTCTGGTATGCACTGTCAAAAACTCTAGCGGAGAGGGCTGCATGGAAATTCTGTGAGGACAACAAAATCGATCTCGTTACACTTCTCCCCTCATTTGTGATTGGACCAAGTCTACCACCTCTTTTATGCTCTACTGCATCTGATGTGCTTGGCTTCCTCAGAG GGGAGACGGAAAAATTCCAATGGCATGGAAGAATGGGATATGTTCATATCGACGATGTTGCTTTGAGCCACATTCTCCTCTATGAgaatgaaaatgcaaaaggGCGCTATCTATGCAGCTCAACAGTTCTTGACAACCATCAGCTAGCAGCAATCCTATCAGCTCGCTATCCAACCTTACCAATTCCAAAAAG GTTTGTCAAACTTGACAGACCACACTATGAATTGGACACCTCCAAATTAAAGGGCTTAGGAATGCAATTCAGATCAATCCAAGAGATGTTTGATGATTGTGTTGAGTCTTTAACTGCGCAAGGCCATCTGCCTTTAATCGCCTCATCCCTCAAGCCAACATCTTAA
- the LOC105169867 gene encoding calcium-dependent protein kinase 5 isoform X2, with product MGNTCRGSFGGKTFQGYNEPEDPSNSKHKPSSAYPNSSDHTYSSTSFTSQHPVAQESSKQNHKRDPNSPPLISPKKDSIMNRSATNQAYFVLGHRTPNIQDLYKLGRKLGQGQFGTTYLCTELSTGVEYACKSISKRKLISKEDVEDVRREIQIMHHLAGHKNIVTIKGAYEDPLYVHIVMELCGGGELFDRIIQRGHYSERKAAQLTKIIVGVVEACHSLGVMHRDLKPENFLLVNKDDDFSLKAIDFGLSVFFKPGQIFTDVVGSPYYVAPEVLLKHYGPEADVWTAGVILYILLSGVPPFWAETQQGIFDAVLKGHIDFDSDPWPLISESAKDLIRKMLCMRPSDRLTAHEVLCHPWICENGVAPDRALDPAVLSRLKQFSAMNKLKKMALRVIAESLSEEEIAGLREMFKAMDTDNSGAITFDELKAGLRKYGSTLKDTEIRDLMDAADVDNSGTIDYGEFIAATIHLNKLEREEHLLAAFQYFDKDGSGYITVDELQQACVEHSMTDVPLEDIIKEVDQDNDGRIDYGEFVAMMTKGNAGIGRRTMRNSLNISMRDAPGAF from the exons ATGGGCAATACATGCCGTGGATCATTTGGAGGCAAAACTTTTCAGGGCTACAACGAGCCTGAAGACCCGTCCAACTCCAAGCACAAACCATCATCCGCCTACCCAAATTCTTCTGATCACACTTACTCCTCCACCAGCTTTACTTCCCAACACCCCGTTGCTCAAGAATCCTCTAAGCAAAACCACAAAAGGGACCCCAATTCGCCACCCCTTATTAGTCCCAAAAAAGACAGCATCATGAATCGCAGCGCTACAAACCAAGCTTACTTTGTGTTGGGTCACAGGACTCCTAATATCCAAGATCTTTACAAGCTTGGCCGTAAGTTAGGACAAGGCCAGTTCGGCACTACTTATTTGTGTACTGAGCTCTCCACTGGCGTTGAATATGCTTGTAAATCTATATCAAAGAGGAAGTTGATTTCCAAAGAAGATGTCGAGGATGTTAGGAGGGAGATTCAGATAATGCACCATTTGGCTGGTCACAAGAACATAGTAACTATTAAGGGAGCGTACGAGGACCCTTTGTATGTTCACATTGTCATGGAACTTTGTGGTGGAGGTGAATTGTTCGACCGCATAATACAAAGGGGTCACTATAGTGAGAGAAAGGCAGCTCAACTGACTAAGATCATTGTAGGAGTCGTTGAAGCATGTCATTCACTTGGGGTAATGCATAGAGATCTGAAACCagagaattttttgttggttAACAAGGACGATGATTTCTCTCTGAAAGCTATTGATTTTGGACTCTCTGTTTTTTTCAAGCCGG GTCAGATTTTTACTGATGTGGTTGGAAGCCCATACTACGTTGCACCTGAGGTTCTTTTGAAGCATTACGGCCCAGAAGCAGACGTGTGGACAGCAGGCGTCattctttatatattgttAAGTGGCGTGCCTCCGTTTTGGGCTg AAACTCAACAGGGGATTTTTGATGCGGTTTTGAAAGGTCACATTGATTTTGATTCTGACCCATGGCCACTTATCTCAGAAAGTGCTAAGGATCTTATTCGGAAGATGTTATGCATGCGACCTTCAGATCGGTTAACTGCTCATGAAGTATTAT GTCATCCTTGGATATGTGAAAATGGTGTTGCGCCTGATAGAGCCCTGGATCCGGCTGTACTTTCTCGTCTTAAACAGTTTTCTGCAATGAATAAGTTGAAGAAAATGGCTTTACGG GTAATAGCTGAAAGCTTGTCAGAAGAGGAGATAGCAGGCTTAAGAGAGATGTTTAAGGCCATGGACACTGATAATAGCGGAGCAATCACATTTGATGAACTCAAAGCTGGATTAAGAAAGTATGGATCAACATTGAAGGATACAGAAATACGCGACCTTATGGATGCG GCTGATGTAGACAATAGTGGAACCATAGACTATGGAGAATTTATAGCAGCAACTATTCACCTGAATAAATTAGAACGTGAGGAACATCTTTTGGCAgcatttcaatattttgacaagGATGGAAGTGGTTATATTACAGTTGATGAACTTCAACAAGCTTGTGTAGAGCACAGCATGACAGATGTTCCTCTTGAAGATATAATCAAAGAAGTTGATCAAGATAAT gATGGAAGAATTGACTATGGGGAATTTGTTGCTATGATGACAAAAGGCAATGCTGGCATTGGGAGGCGAACAATGAGAAACAGCTTGAATATAAGCATGAGAGATGCTCCAGgagctttttag
- the LOC105169867 gene encoding calcium-dependent protein kinase 5 isoform X1 codes for MGNTCRGSFGGKTFQGYNEPEDPSNSKHKPSSAYPNSSDHTYSSTSFTSQHPVAQESSKQNHKRDPNSPPLISPKKDSIMNRSATNQAYFVLGHRTPNIQDLYKLGRKLGQGQFGTTYLCTELSTGVEYACKSISKRKLISKEDVEDVRREIQIMHHLAGHKNIVTIKGAYEDPLYVHIVMELCGGGELFDRIIQRGHYSERKAAQLTKIIVGVVEACHSLGVMHRDLKPENFLLVNKDDDFSLKAIDFGLSVFFKPGQIFTDVVGSPYYVAPEVLLKHYGPEADVWTAGVILYILLSGVPPFWAGKFIYYTTVEIHLEVQQMMISGYCSETQQGIFDAVLKGHIDFDSDPWPLISESAKDLIRKMLCMRPSDRLTAHEVLCHPWICENGVAPDRALDPAVLSRLKQFSAMNKLKKMALRVIAESLSEEEIAGLREMFKAMDTDNSGAITFDELKAGLRKYGSTLKDTEIRDLMDAADVDNSGTIDYGEFIAATIHLNKLEREEHLLAAFQYFDKDGSGYITVDELQQACVEHSMTDVPLEDIIKEVDQDNDGRIDYGEFVAMMTKGNAGIGRRTMRNSLNISMRDAPGAF; via the exons ATGGGCAATACATGCCGTGGATCATTTGGAGGCAAAACTTTTCAGGGCTACAACGAGCCTGAAGACCCGTCCAACTCCAAGCACAAACCATCATCCGCCTACCCAAATTCTTCTGATCACACTTACTCCTCCACCAGCTTTACTTCCCAACACCCCGTTGCTCAAGAATCCTCTAAGCAAAACCACAAAAGGGACCCCAATTCGCCACCCCTTATTAGTCCCAAAAAAGACAGCATCATGAATCGCAGCGCTACAAACCAAGCTTACTTTGTGTTGGGTCACAGGACTCCTAATATCCAAGATCTTTACAAGCTTGGCCGTAAGTTAGGACAAGGCCAGTTCGGCACTACTTATTTGTGTACTGAGCTCTCCACTGGCGTTGAATATGCTTGTAAATCTATATCAAAGAGGAAGTTGATTTCCAAAGAAGATGTCGAGGATGTTAGGAGGGAGATTCAGATAATGCACCATTTGGCTGGTCACAAGAACATAGTAACTATTAAGGGAGCGTACGAGGACCCTTTGTATGTTCACATTGTCATGGAACTTTGTGGTGGAGGTGAATTGTTCGACCGCATAATACAAAGGGGTCACTATAGTGAGAGAAAGGCAGCTCAACTGACTAAGATCATTGTAGGAGTCGTTGAAGCATGTCATTCACTTGGGGTAATGCATAGAGATCTGAAACCagagaattttttgttggttAACAAGGACGATGATTTCTCTCTGAAAGCTATTGATTTTGGACTCTCTGTTTTTTTCAAGCCGG GTCAGATTTTTACTGATGTGGTTGGAAGCCCATACTACGTTGCACCTGAGGTTCTTTTGAAGCATTACGGCCCAGAAGCAGACGTGTGGACAGCAGGCGTCattctttatatattgttAAGTGGCGTGCCTCCGTTTTGGGCTggtaaattcatttattatacAACTGTTGAGATTCATCTTGAGGTGCAACAAATGATGATTTCTGGTTATTGTTCAGAAACTCAACAGGGGATTTTTGATGCGGTTTTGAAAGGTCACATTGATTTTGATTCTGACCCATGGCCACTTATCTCAGAAAGTGCTAAGGATCTTATTCGGAAGATGTTATGCATGCGACCTTCAGATCGGTTAACTGCTCATGAAGTATTAT GTCATCCTTGGATATGTGAAAATGGTGTTGCGCCTGATAGAGCCCTGGATCCGGCTGTACTTTCTCGTCTTAAACAGTTTTCTGCAATGAATAAGTTGAAGAAAATGGCTTTACGG GTAATAGCTGAAAGCTTGTCAGAAGAGGAGATAGCAGGCTTAAGAGAGATGTTTAAGGCCATGGACACTGATAATAGCGGAGCAATCACATTTGATGAACTCAAAGCTGGATTAAGAAAGTATGGATCAACATTGAAGGATACAGAAATACGCGACCTTATGGATGCG GCTGATGTAGACAATAGTGGAACCATAGACTATGGAGAATTTATAGCAGCAACTATTCACCTGAATAAATTAGAACGTGAGGAACATCTTTTGGCAgcatttcaatattttgacaagGATGGAAGTGGTTATATTACAGTTGATGAACTTCAACAAGCTTGTGTAGAGCACAGCATGACAGATGTTCCTCTTGAAGATATAATCAAAGAAGTTGATCAAGATAAT gATGGAAGAATTGACTATGGGGAATTTGTTGCTATGATGACAAAAGGCAATGCTGGCATTGGGAGGCGAACAATGAGAAACAGCTTGAATATAAGCATGAGAGATGCTCCAGgagctttttag